One segment of Solanum stenotomum isolate F172 chromosome 1, ASM1918654v1, whole genome shotgun sequence DNA contains the following:
- the LOC125877609 gene encoding uncharacterized protein C594.04c-like produces the protein MATLSNFKNGLIAFLATFPCILFYLCFLHNIHNEDHNSLWNWCNNHPILLANIMFFLNVNVLFWFIALLQSNLHWMIGLYWMVIPVMLLHFYANLPMAQYNQLRSWIVTILTWIWSIRMIHSYFRRENWQLGVKQDWRYTDMSNQYGKNWWWISFFAIYLSQQVLQMGICLPLYIVHSVDKPLIFLDFVAIAICLSGVTIAFYADTELHNFITKNQKLQQLGQPMVPILDKGLWCYSRHPNYLGEQLWWWGLALFGWNLGQNWIFIGALINSICLGYVTMLVEKKMVRQNYRADAYQLYQKNTFVWIPWFNFSSNEKNKKKD, from the exons ATGGCTACTCTAAGCAACTTCAAGAATGGGTTGATTGCATTTTTAGCCACTTTTCCTTGTATTCTTTTCTACCTTTGTTTCCTTCATAATATACACAATGAAGATCACAACTCATTGTGGAATTGGTGCAATAACCATCCAATTTTACTTGCAAATATCATGTTTTTCCTCAATGTTAATGTCCTCTTTTGGTTTATTGCTCTTCTTCAATCAAACCTTCATTGG ATGATAGGTTTGTACTGGATGGTTATTCCAGTAATGTTGTTACATTTCTATGCCAATCTTCCCATGGCACAATACAATCAATTGAGGTCATGGATTGTGACAATTTTGACATGGATTTGGAGTATTAGGATGATTCATAGCTACTTCAGAAGGGAAAATTGGCAGTTGGGAGTTAAACAAGATTGGAGATATACAGATATGAGTAACCAATATGGAAAAAATTGGTGGTGGATCTCTTTCTTTGCTATTTATCTCTCTCAACAG GTTTTACAGATGGGGATATGTCTTCCTCTATATATTGTCCATTCAGTTGATAAACCattgatttttttggatttcGTTGCCATCGCCATCTGCTTATCTGGCGTTACAATCGCCTTTTACGCGGATACAGAGCTCCACAATTTCATCACCAAAAATcagaaacttcaacaacttgGCCAGCCAATGGTTCCAATTCTTGACAAAGGCCTTTGGTGTTACTCAAGACATCCAAATTACTTAGGTGAGCAATTGTGGTGGTGGGGATTGGCCTTATTTGGATGGAATTTGGGCCAAAATTGGATCTTTATTGGTGCACTTATAAATAGCATTTGTTTGGGATATGTCACTATGCTTGTTGAGAAGAAAATGGTTAGACAAAACTATAGAGCTGATGCATATCAGCTCTATCAAAAGAATACATTTGTGTGGATACCATGGTTCAACTTTtcctcaaatgaaaaaaataagaagaaagatTGA
- the LOC125863913 gene encoding phragmoplastin DRP1C produces MATLESLIGLVNRIQRACTILGDHGGEGMSLWEALPTVAVVGGQSSGKSSVLESVVGRDFLPRGSGIVTRRPLVLQLHKTDGGAEYAEFLHAPKRKFPEFAAVRQEIADETDRITGKSKQISNVPIHLSIFSPNVVDLTLIDLPGLTKVAVEGQPDSIVEDIEMMVRSYVEKPNCIILAISPANQDIATSDAIKLAREVDPSGERTFGVITKLDLMDQGTNALDVLEGRSYKLQHPWVGVVNRSQADINKSVDMMAARRKELEYFESSPEYGHLAHKMGAEYLAKLLSKHLETVIRQRIPSIIALINKTIDELNAELDRIGRPVGVDGGAQLYTILEMCRAFDRIFREHLEGGRPGGDRIYGVFDHQLPAALKKLPFDRHLSTSNVKKVISEADGYQPHLIAPEQGYRRLIDGSLGFFKGPAEASVDAVHVILKELVRKSLAETQELKRFPSLQSDIAAAANDALDRFRDESRKTVSRLVEMESSYLTVEFFRKLQTEPEKLPANQTQAQEKAQAQAASNVDRYSDNHLRRIGSNVSAYINMVCETLRNTIPKAVVFCQVREARKSLLNHFYSQIGRREKEELGKMLDEDPALMGKRETIAKRLELYKSARDEIDAVAWK; encoded by the exons ATGGCGACCCTCGAAAGCTTAATCGGATTGGTGAATAGAATTCAACGTGCTTGTACTATTTTAGGAGATCATGGAGGTGAAGGAATGTCCCTTTGGGAAGCTCTTCCTACCGTCGCCGTCGTTGGTGGCCAG AGCTCTGGAAAATCATCGGTGTTGGAAAGCGTTGTAGGTAGAGATTTCCTGCCTCGTGGATCAG gcaTCGTCACGAGGAGGCCGTTGGTTCTTCAACTCCATAAGACTGATGGAGGGGCTGAATATGCGGAGTTTCTGCACGCTCCAAAAAGGAAGTTTCCTGAGTTTG CTGCGGTACGTCAAGAGATAGCAGATGAGACGGACCGCATAACAGGGAAGAGCAAGCAAATCTCAAATGTTCCAATTCACCTGAGCATTTTTTCTCCTAATG TGGTAGATTTAACACTCATCGATCTTCCTGGATTGACAAAGGTTGCTGTAG AGGGACAGCCAGATAGCATTGTTGAAGATATTGAAATGATGGTCCGCTCTTACGTGGAAAAA CCCAATTGCATTATATTGGCTATTTCCCCTGCTAATCAAGATATTGCAACTTCTGATGCAATAAAGCTTGCAAGAGAAGTTGATCCTTCAG GTGAAAGAACGTTTGGAGTTATAACGAAACTTGATCTGATGGATCAGGGAACCAATGCTTTGGAT GTACTCGAAGGTCGATCATATAAGCTCCAACATCCATGGGTTGGAGTCGTCAACCGTTCACAGGCTGATATCAACAAGAGTGTCGATATGATGGCTGCTCGTCGAAAGGAGCTGGAATACTTTGAGTCAAGTCCTGAATATGGACATCTTGCTCATAAAATGGGAGCTGAATATCTTGCAAAACTTTTATCCAAG CACTTGGAGACTGTGATCAGACAGAGAATACCAAGCATTATTGCTCTAATAAACAAGACAATTGATGAGCTTAATGCTGAGTTAGACCGAATTGGCCGCCCTGTTGGTGTAGATGGAGGG GCACAACTGTACACAATCTTGGAAATGTGTCGTGCATTCGACAGAATATTTAGGGAACATCTGGAAGGAGG GAGGCCAGGTGGTGATAGAATATATGGTGTCTTTGATCATCAGCTACCAGCTGCTCTTAAGAAGCTTCCGTTTGATCGTCATCTTTCAACCAGTAATGTCAAAAAGGTTATTTCCGAGGCAGATGGATACCAGCCTCACTTGATCGCTCCTGAACAAGGTTACAGAAGGCTAATCGATGGATCTCTTGGCTTCTTCAAAGGCCCTGCTGAAGCCTCAGTTGATGCA gTGCATGTCATTCTGAAAGAACTTGTGAGGAAGTCACTTGCAGAAACACAG GAATTGAAGCGTTTTCCGTCACTTCAATCTGATATTGCAGCAGCAGCAAATGATGCTCTTGACAGATTTCGTGATGAAAGTCGAAAGACAGTTTCACGGCTAGTAGAGATGGAGTCTTCTTACCTGACAGTTGAATTCTTTAGGAAGCTTCAAACTGAACCAGAAAAACTGCCTGCAAACCAAACACAGGCACAGGAGAAGGCGCAGGCGCAAGCAGCTTCAAACGTAGACCGGTATTCAGATAATCATCTAAGGAGAATTG GATCAAATGTCTCTGCATATATAAATATGGTCTGTGAAACCTTGAGGAATACTATTCCTAAGGCAGTTGTCTTTTGTCAAGTCAGAGAAGCAAGGAAGTCATTGTTAAATCATTTCTATTCGCAAATCGGAAGGAGAGAG AAGGAGGAGCTGGGGAAAATGCTCGATGAGGATCCCGCTCTCATGGGAAAGAGAGAGACCATAGCCAAAAGGCTTGAGCTATATAAGTCAGCCAGAGATGAGATTGATGCAGTTGCATGGAAATGA
- the LOC125863903 gene encoding adagio protein 3, with the protein MKKMEEEEENMRREKRLKCINMEEDEDEDEEEGEILDEDDDDDEDEEEIENIEVPSQPVGFFYPLTTPSSIVVSDALDPDLPVIYVNSAFESSTGYRADEVLGRNCRFLQFRDPRAQRRHPLVDPVVVSEIRRCLEEGVDFQGELLNFKKDGTPVVNRLRLAPIHSDDGTVTHIIGIQMFSETKIDLNTVSYPVFKETCQPHCDESSEYSIKSGNLLHREMCGILQLSDEVLAHNILSRLTPRDVASIGSVCRRIRQLTKNEHVRKMVCQNAWGADVTGVLEHMTKKLAWGRLARELTTLEAVCWKKLTVRGAVEPSRCNFSACAAGNRLVLFGGEGVNMQPMDDTFVLNLDAANPEWRRVSVKSSPPGRWGHTLSCLNGSWLVVFGGCGRQGLLNDVFVLDLDAKQPTWKEVSGGTPPLPRSWHSSCTMEGSKLVVSGGCTDAGVLLSDTYLLDLTNDKPTWREIPTTWAPPSRLGHSLSAYGKTKILMFGGLAKSGHLRLRSGESYTIDLEDERPQWRQLECGAFTGVGSQNAVVPPPRLDHVAVTMPCGRIIIFGGSIAGLHSPSQLFLLDPSEEKPLWRTLNVPGQPPKFAWGHSTCVVGGTRVLVLGGHTGEDWVLNELYELCLASKQDSDA; encoded by the exons atgaagaaaatggaagaagaagaagagaacatgagaagagaaaagagattGAAATGCATAAACATggaggaagatgaagatgaagatgaagaagaaggagaaattcTCGATGAGGACGATGAcgatgatgaagatgaagaagaaattgaaaatattgaagTTCCTTCACAACCAGTTGGATTTTTCTATCCTTTAACGACGCCGTCTTCAATCGTCGTCTCCGATGCATTAGATCCTGATCTTCCGGTTATATATGTGAATTCTGCGTTTGAAAGCTCTACTGGTTATCGCGCTGACGAAGTCCTCGGTCGTAACtg TCGGTTTTTGCAATTTAGAGATCCACGCGCTCAAAGGCGGCATCCTTTGGTGGATCCTGTTGTTGTTTCTGAGATAAGAAGATGTCTTGAAGAAGGTGTTGATTTCCAAGGGGAGCTTCTCAACTTTAAAAAAGATGGTACCCCTGTGGTGAACAGGCTAAGGCTAGCACCCATACATAGTGATGATGGCACAGTGACCCATATTATAGGGATTCAAATGTTTTCTGAAACAAAAATTGACCTGAATACTGTGTCATATCCCGTTTTCAAAGAAACTTGCCAGCCTCACTGCGATGAGTCCAGCGAGTACTCCATTAAAAGTGGTAATTTATTGCACCGTGAAATGTGCGGTATTCTTCAGCTCTCTGATGAAGTTCTAGCTCACAACATTTTATCTCGATTGACTCCAAGGGATGTTGCATCCATTGGTTCTGTTTGTAGAAGGATACGCCAATTGACGAAAAATGAGCATGTGAGAAAAATGGTCTGTCAAAATGCATGGGGAGCTGATGTCACAGGTGTGCTGGAACACATGACAAAGAAGTTAGCTTGGGGGCGTCTGGCTAGGGAGCTAACCACTCTTGAAGCAGTTTGTTGGAAGAAACTGACAGTAAGAGGTGCTGTAGAGCCTTCACGTTGCAACTTCAGTGCATGTGCTGCAGGGAACAGGCTAGTGTTATTTGGAGGGGAAGGTGTTAATATGCAGCCAATGGATGACACATTTGTTCTCAATCTTGATGCTGCTAATCCAGAATGGCGACGAGTGAGTGTCAAATCATCTCCACCAGGACGTTGGGGCCATACTCTCTCATGTCTTAATGGTTCCTGGTTGGTGGTGTTTGGTGGATGTGGGAGGCAGGGATTGCTTAATGACGTGTTTGTTCTTGATTTAGATGCTAAACAGCCTACATGGAAAGAAGTATCTGGTGGAACTCCCCCCCTTCCTAGGTCTTGGCACAGCTCTTGCACAATGGAAGGCTCAAAGTTAGTTGTTTCAGGTGGATGCACAGATGCAGGTGTACTTCTCAGTGACACATATTTGTTGGATCTCACCAATGACAAACCTACCTGGAGAGAAATTCCAACTACATGGGCTCCTCCGTCTAGATTGGGACACTCACTCTCAGCTTATGGGAAGACAAAAATTCTAATGTTTGGTGGCCTTGCCAAAAGCGGTCACTTGCGTTTAAGATCAGGTGAATCATACACTATTGATTTGGAGGACGAAAGGCCACAATGGAGGCAACTTGAGTGTGGTGCGTTCACAGGAGTAGGAAGTCAAAATGCTGTGGTTCCTCCTCCTAGACTTGATCACGTTGCTGTAACCATGCCTTGTGGCCGTATCATCATTTTCGGGGGTTCGATTGCCGGACTGCACTCTCCTTCACAACTCTTTCTACTAGATCCTTCAGAGGAAAAACCGTTATGGAGGACTCTCAATGTACCTGGGCAACCTCCAAAGTTTGCTTGGGGTCATAGCACATGCGTGGTTGGAGGAACAAGGGTCTTGGTCCTAGGAGGCCATACCGGGGAGGACTGGGTTCTGAACGAATTGTATGAATTGTGCTTAGCGAGCAAGCAAGATTCTGATGCATGA
- the LOC125860451 gene encoding putative late blight resistance protein homolog R1A-10 translates to MAAYAADFTNIFHEDAKMKHLERMIQEAANGVEDTIDSHVYNRHVSVQSKRVRSEADTIFHQNLEYAIEEIGLIQKEVMKKIKVNKFNSKISHSRDTSSQTPLDQKDIIVGLDEDLLRIKDLLIVQSSRLEVVPIIGMGGIGKTTLARRVYDDSLIAYHFYVRAWTKVSQEFDSREIFLGILRSIGVVKDEVERNSTNEQLAERVYRSLKGRKYLIVLDDMWSIEAWQHVRRSFPDDHNGSRILLTTRLVDVASCACSGNSLHQMRFLSMEESWDLLRNKVFGNGSYPPELEKIGRYIGHQCQGLPLAVVAIGGLLSKMSKETSSWENVAEKIGSLMTSDTVDCLNILSLSYNHLPQYLKTCFLYMGVFAETLEIPDIPVWKLIKLWISEGFVKKVNHKNIEDVAEENLRELVDRSLVLVGKHTSLGKIKTCKMHDLIRDMCLREAIYENFIHFKTRYDYDDLLENISCLRRVADLHKTARGRLYKPLKLMPFTRSAFFKYSYHFWDRLHLSFRLIRILDIYYTSYFGCSQPISELVHLRYLACPFFDGLVQSLCKLRNIQNLVIHDSHPISFRMRTQFLPWEVVNMPQLRHIQTKKFSLSIPPPTSIIAERENHLQTLTGLMSSSCNDEVFLQIPNLKKLGILRVDDSDTIRKCYCLENLVHLTQLEKLKVEAPVNYLLYIPHFNRRQISKDLVDLSWLHIPHCDNFPPNLKKLTLCRTFLQWEDMNILRKLPNLEVLKLRDNAFQGLIWKLSDEDEDGFLKLKFLLLEIMSLKQWEATSYHFPNLEHLVLTGCSLLEQIPFDFAEIQTLQLIEIHNCVRSVLVSAEQIQEEQQSLGNDDLIIRVNSILELNIIKKGIHFF, encoded by the exons ATGGCGGCGTATGCTGCT gattttactaatattttccATGAAGATGCAAAGATGAAGCATCTCGAAAGGATGATCCAAGAAGCTGCTAATGGAGTGGAAGATACTATTGACTCACATGTATATAATAGACATGTTTCAGTACAAAGCAAGCGAGTACGAAGTGAGGCTGATACAATCTTCCATCAAAATTTGGAGTATGCAATTGAGGAAATTGGTTTGATACAAAAAGAGGTTATGAAAAAGATAAAGGTCAACAAGTTCAACAGCAAAATCTCTCATTCAAGAGATACTTCATCTCAGACCCCTTTGGATCAGAAAGATATAATCGTTGGATTAGATGAAGATTTACTAAGGATAAAAGATCTACTCATCGTGCAATCATCAAGACTCGAAGTTGTCCCTATTATTGGGATGGGTGGTATTGGCAAGACCACACTGGCTAGAAGAGTTTATGATGATTCCTTGATTGCATACCATTTTTATGTCCGAGCATGGACAAAAGTGTCTCAAGAATTTGACAGTAGAGAAATTTTTCTTGGTATTCTTCGCTCCATTGGCGTGGTCAAGGATGAAGTAGAAAGAAACAGTACTAATGAGCAATTGGCTGAAAGAGTTTATCGAAGTTTAAAAGGGAGGAAGTATCTTATTGTCCTAGATGATATGTGGTCTATCGAGGCTTGGCAGCATGTGAGGAGATCATTTCCGGATGATCATAATGGAAGTCGAATCTTGTTGACCACAAGGCTTGTAGATGTTGCATCTTGTGCTTGCTCTGGCAATTCCCTTCACCAGATGCGTTTTCTGAGCATGGAGGAAAGCTGGGATCTTTTACGCAATAAGGTCTTTGGGAACGGTAGTTACCCTCCGGAATTGGAGAAAATTGGGAGGTACATTGGTCATCAGTGTCAAGGGTTGCCACTTGCAGTTGTTGCAATTGGTGGACTACTTTCCAAGATGAGCAAGGAAACAAGTTCTTGGGAGAATGTTGCAGAAAAAATAGGGTCACTTATGACCAGTGACACTGTGGATTGTTTGAACATACTTTCTTTGAGCTACAACCACTTGCCTCAGTACTTGAAAACATGCTTCCTTTATATGGGAGTTTTTGCAGAAACTCTTGAGATTCCAGACATTCCGGTCTGGAAGTTAATAAAGTTATGGATTTCTGAGGGCTTCGTCAAGAAAGtcaatcataaaaatatagaagatgtGGCAGAGGAAAATTTGAGGGAGTTAGTTGATAGAAGTTTGGTTTTGGTGGGGAAACATACTTCCCTAGGAAAAATCAAGACTTGTAAGATGCATGATCTCATTCGAGATATGTGTTTGAGAGAAGCCATATATGAGAATTTTATACACTTCAAAACAAGGTATGACTACGATGATCTTCTAGAAAACATTAGTTGTCTACGTCGTGTAGCTGATTTACATAAAACTGCACGCGGTCGACTTTATAAACCTCTTAAACTTATGCCATTCACACGTTCTGCTTTCTTCAAATATTCATACCATTTTTGGGACCGCTTACATTTGAGCTTTAGATTAATTAGGATATTAGATATTTACTATACATCTTATTTCGGGTGTAGTCAGCCCATATCagaacttgttcatttgaggTATCTTGCTTGTCCGTTCTTCGATGGTCTTGTGCAATCACTATGCAAGCTACGGAATATACAGAACTTAGTTATTCATGATTCACATCCAATTAGTTTCCGTATGAGAACCCAGTTCCTACCATGGGAAGTTGTGAATATGCCTCAACTAAGACATATCCAGACAAAAAAGTTTAGTCTTTCCATACCCCCACCTACATCAATAATTGCTGAGAGGGAGAATCACTTACAAACGTTAACCGGATTGATGTCCTCATCTTGTAACGATGAGGTGTTTCTACAAATTCCAAATTTGAAGAAGTTGGGAATATTAAGGGTTGATGATTCAGACACTATTAGGAAGTGTTATTGTCTTGAAAATCTTGTACATTTAACTCAGCTTGAGAAGCTCAAAGTTGAAGCCCCAGTGAATTATCTGCTATACATTCCACATTTTAATCGTAGGCAGATTAGCAAAGATTTGGTGGACCTTTCTTGGCTACACATTCCACATTGTGACAATTTCCCACCAAACCTCAAGAAGTTGACATTGTGCAGAACGTTCCTACAATGGGAAGACATGAACATTCTCAGAAAATTACCTAATCTTGAGGTGCTCAAACTTAGAGATAATGCCTTTCAGGGACTAATTTGGAAACTAAGCGATGAAGACGAAGATGGATTCTTGAAGCTAAAGTTTTTACTTCTTGAGATCATGAGTCTGAAGCAATGGGAAGCAACAAGTTATCATTTTCCAAACCTTGAGCACTTGGTCCTAACAGGTTGCTCTTTGTTGGAGCAAATTCCGTTTGACTTTGCGGAGATTCAGACACTACAGCTGATTGAAATACACAATTGTGTGCGTTCTGTTCTTGTTTCAGCAGAGCAAATACAAGAGGAGCAACAAAGCTTGGGAAATGATGACCTCATTATTCGTGTGAACTCTATACTTGAGTTAAACATTATTAAAAAAGGtatacactttttttaa
- the LOC125860461 gene encoding putative disease resistance RPP13-like protein 3 — MGGIGKTTLARRVYDDSLSTYHFYVRAWTNVSQEFDTREIFLGILHSIGIVNCEVERNNTYEQLAERVYRSLKRRKYLIVLDDMWSIEAWQHMRFLSVTESWTLLRDKVFGNDSYPPELEKIGRCIGHQCQGLPLAVVAIGGLLSKISKETSSWENVAEKVGSLMTSDTMDCLNILSLSYNHLPQYLKTCFLYMGVFAEIREIPVWKLIRLWIAEGFIKKVKHKNLEDVAEENLRELVDRSLVLVGKHCSLGKIKTCKMHDLVQDMCLREAQNKNFIHFKTRYDHDDLLENINCLRRVVDFNNYRQLNYRYPSELPILMPLALSVFFKHPYNFCFPPRSSFRLLRILDVCFALVTDNSEAISELIHLRYLACPFYYKIMQSICELWSLQILVIQYSNIWDISMTTQSLPLELLNMPQLRHIDTKGLRLFIPRTISLISERENHLQTLTGLVSSSCNDEVLLRIPNLKKLGISLVSYSVANVVSTSGRCHCLYYLVHLTQLEKLKVECEKDRLRSSWMWENRPMSPRLGIPHCENFPPNLKKLTLCRTYLQWEDMNILSKLPNLEVFKLKDHAFHGHIWKLNDEKEDGFSRLKFLPLEDKNLT, encoded by the exons ATGGGTGGTATTGGCAAGACCACACTAGCTAGAAGAGTTTATGATGATTCTTTGAGTACATACCATTTTTATGTTCGAGCATGGACAAATGTATCTCAAGAATTTGACACGAGAGAAATTTTTCTTGGTATTCTTCACTCCATTGGCATAGTCAACTGTGAAGTAGAAAGAAACAATACTTATGAGCAATTAGCTGAAAGAGTTTATCGAAGTTTAAAAAGGAGGAAGTATCTTATTGTCCTAGATGATATGTGGTCTATCGAGGCTTGGCAGCAT ATGCGTTTCCTGAGCGTGACGGAAAGCTGGACTCTTTTACGCGATAAGGTCTTTGGAAACGATAGCTACCCTCCGGAATTGGAGAAAATTGGGAGGTGTATTGGTCATCAGTGTCAAGGGTTGCCACTTGCAGTTGTTGCAATTGGTGGACTACTTTCCAAGATTAGCAAGGAAACAAGTTCTTGGGAGAATGTTGCAGAAAAGGTAGGATCACTTATGACAAGTGACACTATGGATTGCTTGAACATACTTTCTTTGAGCTACAACCACTTGCCTCAGTACTTGAAAACATGCTTCCTTTATATGGGAGTTTTTGCAGAAATCCGTGAGATCCCGGTCTGGAAGTTGATAAGGTTATGGATTGCTGAAGGCTTCATCAAGAAagttaaacataaaaatctagAAGATGTGGCAGAGGAAAATTTGAGGGAGTTGGTTGATAGAAGTTTGGTTTTGGTGGGGAAGCATTGCTCCCTAGGAAAAATCAAGACTTGTAAGATGCATGATCTCGTTCAAGATATGTGTTTGAGAGAAGCCCAAAATAAGAACTTTATACACTTCAAAACAAGGTATGACCACGATGATCTTCTAGAAAACATTAATTGTCTACGCCGTGTAGttgatttcaataattataGACAGTTAAATTATAGATATCCCAGTGAACTTCCTATACTCATGCCACTCGCACTTTCTGTTTTCTTCAAACATCCATACAATTTTTGTTTCCCCCCGCGATCAAGCTTTAGATTACTTAGGATATTAGATGTATGCTTTGCTCTTGTTACCGACAATTCTGAGGCAATATCAGAACTTATTCATTTGAGGTATCTTGCTTGCCCATTCTACTATAAGATTATGCAATCAATATGCGAGCTTTGGAGTTTACAGATCTTAGTTATTCAATATAGCAATATATGGGATATATCTATGACAACCCAGTCCCTACCATTGGAACTATTGAATATGCCTCAACTAAGACATATCGATACAAAAGGCCTTCGACTTTTCATACCTCGGACTATATCACTAATTTCTGAGAGGGAGAATCACTTACAAACGTTAACCGGATTGGTGTCCTCATCTTGTAACGATGAGGTGCTTCTAAGAATTCCAAATCTGAAGAAGTTGGGAATTTCACTTGTTTCTTATTCAGTGGCTAATGTAGTCAGTACTAGTGGGAGGTGTCATTGTCTTTATTATCTTGTACATTTAACTCAGCTTGAGAAGCTCAAAGTTGAGTGTGAAAAAGATCGTCTGCGTTCCAGTTGGATGTGGGAGAACCGGCCTATGTCTCCTCGGCTAGGCATTCCACATTGTGAAAATTTCCCACCAAACCTTAAGAAGTTAACATTGTGCAGAACGTACCTACAATGGGAAGACATGAACATTCTCAGTAAGTTACCTAATCTTGAGGTCTTCAAACTTAAAGATCACGCCTTTCACGGACATATTTGGAAACTAAACGATGAAAAGGAAGATGGATTCTCGCGACTCAAGTTTTTACCTCTTGAGGACAAGAATCTGACGTAA